Proteins encoded together in one Lagopus muta isolate bLagMut1 chromosome 3, bLagMut1 primary, whole genome shotgun sequence window:
- the LOC125690320 gene encoding tubulin beta-2 chain — translation MREIVHIQAGQCGNQIGAKFWEVISDEHGIDPTGSYHGDSDLQLERINVYYNEATGNKYVPRAILVDLEPGTMDSVRSGPFGQIFRPDNFVFGQSGAGNNWAKGHYTEGAELVDSVLDVVRKESESCDCLQGFQLTHSLGGGTGSGMGTLLISKIREEYPDRIMNTFSVMPSPKVSDTVVEPYNATLSVHQLVENTDETYCIDNEALYDICFRTLKLTTPTYGDLNHLVSATMSGVTTCLRFPGQLNADLRKLAVNMVPFPRLHFFMPGFAPLTSRGSQQYRALTVPELTQQMFDSKNMMAACDPRHGRYLTVAAIFRGRMSMKEVDEQMLNVQNKNSSYFVEWIPNNVKTAVCDIPPRGLKMSATFIGNSTAIQELFKRISEQFTAMFRRKAFLHWYTGEGMDEMEFTEAESNMNDLVSEYQQYQDATADEQGEFEEEGEEDEA, via the exons ATGCGTGAGATCGTGCACATCCAGGCCGGGCAGTGCGGCAACCAGATCGGCGCCAAG TTCTGGGAGGTCATCAGCGATGAGCATGGTATCGATCCCACCGGCAGCTACCATGGGGACAGCGACCTGCAGCTGGAGAGAATCAACGTGTACTACAATGAAGCCACAG GTAACAAGTACGTCCCCCGTGCCATCCTGGTTGACCTGGAGCCCGGCACGATGGACTCGGTGCGCTCCGGCCCCTTTGGACAGATCTTCCGACCCGACAACTTTGTCTTTG GTCAGAGCGGGGCCGGCAACAACTGGGCCAAGGGGCACTACACCGAAGGTGCTGAGCTGGTGGACTCCGTGCTGGACGTGGTGAGGAAGGAGTCGGAAAGCTGCGACTGCCTGCAGGGCTTCCAGTTGACCCACTCGCTGGGCGGCGGCACCGGCTCGGGGATGGGCACCCTGCTCATCAGCAAGATCCGGGAGGAGTACCCCGACCGCATCATGAACACGTTCAGCGTCATGCCCTCTCCCAAGGTGTCGGACACGGTGGTGGAGCCCTACAATGCCACCCTTTCTGTGCACCAGCTGGTGGAGAACACGGATGAGACCTACTGCATCGACAACGAGGCCCTGTACGACATCTGCTTCCGCACCCTGAAGCTCACCACTCCCACGTACGGGGACCTCAACCACCTGGTGTCGGCCACCATGAGCGGCGTGACCACCTGCCTTCGCTTCCCCGGCCAGCTGAACGCCGACCTGCGCAAGCTGGCGGTCAACATGGTGCCTTTCCCCCGGCTGCACTTCTTCATGCCGGGCTTCGCCCCGCTGACGAGCCGCGGCAGCCAGCAGTACCGAGCCCTGACGGTGCCCGAGCTGACGCAGCAGATGTTCGACTCCAAGAACATGATGGCCGCCTGCGACCCCCGCCACGGCCGCTACCTGACGGTGGCTGCCATCTTCCGAGGCCGCATGTCCATGAAGGAGGTGGACGAGCAGATGCTCAACGTGCAGAACAAGAACAGCAGCTACTTTGTGGAGTGGATCCCCAACAACGTGAAGACGGCCGTCTGCGACATCCCCCCGCGTGGGCTCAAGATGTCCGCCACCTTCATAGGGAACAGCACGGCCATCCAGGAGCTCTTCAAGAGGATCTCGGAGCAGTTCACGGCCATGTTCCGGCGCAAGGCCTTCCTGCACTGGTACACGGGCGAGGGCATGGATGAGATGGAGTTCACGGAGGCGGAGAGCAACATGAATGACCTGGTCTCGGAGTACCAGCAATACCAGGATGCCACTGCTGATGAGCAGGGTGAAtttgaagaggaaggagaggaggatgAGGCATGA
- the PSMG4 gene encoding proteasome assembly chaperone 4 isoform X1 — MEAAGSGAAPGCIDLHDFSGQLGEQRVHFHAMRLQDSLFLWVGAAPALSSLAVAMCSPRDSVPVSTSLLGDPSDTASACLAQRLAKKTKKQVFVSYNLPNTDSSFTLLIENRIKEEMMAFPEKF, encoded by the exons ATGGAGGCCGCAGGCAGCGGTGCAGCGCCGGGCTGCATCGATCTGCACGATTTCAGCGGGCAATTGGGCGAGCAGCGGGTGCACTTCCACGCCATGCGGCTGCAGGACTCGCTCTTCCTCTGGGTGGGCGCCGCGCCcgccctgtccagcctggccgTGGCTATGTGCAGCCCCCGG GACAGCGTGCCCGTGTCCACCTCGCTGCTTGGGGACCCCTCCGACACCGCCTCCGCCTGCCTGGCCCAGCGCCTGG CCAAGAAGACCAAAAAACAGGTATTTGTCAGCTACAATCTGCCAAACACAGACAGCAGTTTCACCTTACTGATAGAAAACAGGATCAAGGAAGAAATGATGGCTTTTCCTGAGAAGTTTTGA
- the PSMG4 gene encoding proteasome assembly chaperone 4 isoform X2, producing the protein MEAAGSGAAPGCIDLHDFSGQLGEQRVHFHAMRLQDSLFLWVGAAPALSSLAVAMCSPRDSVPVSTSLLGDPSDTASACLAQRLVSSPRNTLLRKTWRPFSLWVGKRKSVTHFWL; encoded by the exons ATGGAGGCCGCAGGCAGCGGTGCAGCGCCGGGCTGCATCGATCTGCACGATTTCAGCGGGCAATTGGGCGAGCAGCGGGTGCACTTCCACGCCATGCGGCTGCAGGACTCGCTCTTCCTCTGGGTGGGCGCCGCGCCcgccctgtccagcctggccgTGGCTATGTGCAGCCCCCGG GACAGCGTGCCCGTGTCCACCTCGCTGCTTGGGGACCCCTCCGACACCGCCTCCGCCTGCCTGGCCCAGCGCCTGG TTTCCAGCCCAAGGAACACCCTACTGAGGAAGACCTGGCGACCTTTTTCACTTTGGGTTGGAAAGAGAAAGTCAGTGACACACTTCTGGCTTTGA